TCTTGGCCAGCTCGTGGGTGAAGAGGCTGTTGCACAGCTTGCTATTAGCGTAGCCCTGGAAGACGTTCAGGGAGGATGTCCCGACTGCCAGAGCTTTGTGGGTGTTCAGGCAGTCAAAATTAATTTTTCCCATGGTGTATGCCAGAGATGACACATTAACAATCCTGCTCGGTCCACATTGCTTCAGGCGCTCCAACAATAGGTTGGTTAACAGGAAATGGCCGAGGTGGTTAACACCAAACATCATCCCAAAGTCATCCTCCGTTCGACCCTGCATGAAAACACCTGgcacagaaacacagaaacaacCTTAATCCTCACAAATTAACACCAAAACCAATAAAGCCTGAAGCCATCCAACCTAGGCAGGacttgatgtttttgttttcagtcaGAAAAGTCATCGTCATCTGACAAAATCTGTTATCTGGCAATGCTGACAAAAGGGGATGGGGTTCATGAAGGATGTGTTTGGAACAGTTTTTATAATtgttctatctttctttctctgtATTGATACATGCAGAGCATGAAAAAGTAACTTGAAAAAAATGCATCACATTGTAACCTGTTGCCACTAAATGtttgggtatatatatatatatatatacatttatatacgtatgtatgtgtgtatttctATACATATGAATTTGAGCATACATCAAATCCATaactcagtgtctgctgtgtaaatctgtttatatagtcatccctgtattaCACCAACTAACCATTTATCATGTCATATCTACATAGAACTCGTAGTTCTCCTGCTCACAGATAGTTAATAATACTAATATCTTGTGTTTTGTAGCTTCGATAGTGTATCTGTGTCTTCCCCTCTTTCTGTTCTTAATTGTCTCTTTCCTATCTCCCTTTCCTGCTCTATCtggctggccttcggcaggagagTCACCGCTTATGAGccgttttccttgccactgtttggcttaaggtttgtctcccactaggggagtttttaaccTGCCatgttttatgtaataattgcttgggggtcattttcaggtcatgttctgggtctctggaaggcgcctagagacaacttgtattgtaatagatgctatatacagtacagaccaaaggtttggacacaccttctcattcaaacaagttggtctgtactgtaaatAAAGTTGAACTGAAATGAATAACTTTAATAAATGGTTAAATAATCCTGGGATATGCGTATCTGTCTTAAATCATCCAAAAGAATAACAATAGAATATaaaattggaatgaaaaataaaaaaaaaagataagtgaAGTAAGACATGGACGCAAACAAAAGCTTTTTAATGATTGTGTGGATCTATGTAATTAGGTGAAAAGGGACCAGCAATACTGTACCTGCATTGTTGATCAGGATGTCTAATTTGGATTCAGACTTCAGAAAGGTCTCAGCAAAGCTGCGAACAGACTTAAGACTTCCCAGATCCAGCTGCATGAACACCACCTCATTACTGCTACTCTCCTGCAGACAGTAGACATTAAGTGCTTGAGAAGTTAAGTGTGAAAATAATAATGTAGCCATTCATGTCTGTTTTCATTGAGTCTGCAGTAGGCATATATCAGAAAGTGACAAATGACTAGTAAGATTTCTAAACGTAATGGAGAGAGCAGAGCTTGTGGAATGACAGATTTAAGCTCTCTTTTGACAGAGAAAGAAATATTCACCCTTTTGATCTCCTCGAGAGCTGCCTCTCCTCTCTGCTTGCTGCGACAGGCCAGAATCACCCTGGCTCCTCTTTTTGCAAGATCTATGGCTGTAGTCTTCCCAATGCCCGTGTTGCTACCTGCATGCGAGAAATCAAACTTTCTAACCCACATTGATTCTAGAATTGGACTGAAACGAAACTGAAAAAGGTTTTACTCACCAGTCACAATCACAGTTTTGCCATGTAGCTTTGCATCACTCTTGCAACTCTTTCCTTTCACCACAACATGGTGGAAAATGTAGGCAATTCCTACGACTGCCGCCGCAACCAGAAGAAGGGTAGACATTGTTGCTGCCTTTGAGCCTCAGCGCAGTCCGGCTGTACTGAGGCAGTCCAAACAGTTTAGGCTTTGACACTCACACATTCCAACAAACACACCCATTTCCTATCTGCGTGTGACTCTGTAATCAGATCACAGCAAGGCTGTAAAACTGTAATTCTTAAAAGGCCCAGAACAGGCCGCAGAACTCATGTTGACGGTTCAGCTAGGTCAGCTGTGTGTTTGTCCAAGCAAGTTGGACTTGTATACTTCAACTTTGTTCTGTATTTCAGtcgcagaaaaataaataacactaCTCACCATGACATTACGCTCTCATACAGCAGAAGTGGTACATAAACAACTGCAAGTAATACCTACGCTGAGCTTTTGTCCTCTCTTTCAGCCTCCTATTAACCAGTAGAAGAGGTACTGCTATACAAACTATGTTGCTATTGGTATTTCCCCTTAATACTTCTTATTTTTATAGAAAAAAATGTCTTATAATAATGTGAAAAATCAATGGTAATTAAAGCTGCGAACAGCGATGATTGGGCCCCCGTACCTACGGCTACTGCCCCAGGTGGCGTGCCTCCCCTCACTTTTCTGTAAAGTCACATACACTTGTATTACATTAAGTAGGTCAGATGCAATTATAaggcaagacaagtttatttgtatagcacatttcatgtacaagatttcatatttattttttttaaaaagtaaacaagtttaaaagaagaaattaaAGATGGACATAAGTGAAAAAgaattaaacaaatgaaatccaaaaaataaaggttgtagtgcattatgggggataactgaaatgcagcagtgacTAAAAGCAAAAGCGACccgagggttctggttggttcataatggaccgggaggtcagagatgtattttggcccGAGGACATTCAGAGATTTGTAAACCAACTGCAGGATCTTTAAAGCATATCTGGGaaagacaggaagccagtgtaaagatctaagaactggagttatatggtccactcttttttttatttgcttgttGTCTGTGATAACTTTTGAAGTAATGTGAATCAGTTGCacagttttttttccatttatttatttatataactttCTACAGGAAAGGGTTAATGTAACAGTCCTTCTGCTTCTTCTTGTctcaaaaaaaaagtgattttctCTTCAATTCAACATTATATTTTTCTTCCATCGTCTTTTCACTTCTTATGAGAACTTCTTACTTGCACTGTCAACGAATCAGAATCACCTTGGCAGGTAAGTAGTGAATGTCTGCCAAATGTCCCacataaaactaacttcactgcAGTATTACTGAGAGAGACATTCACacagaattagccccgtccaATGTTTAAATGAACTTTGTGAAAGGatgtttattaattttttactttctcatacagtatacagtattaACATAATTTCCCttaagggattaataaagtaatattCAAGTTGGGGAGCTGAGTCAGCTCTTTAGCCCAAAGAAACCTACGAGCAGAAATAAAAGCATTAATCTTTTTAATGCCTTTTATAAACCATCAACCTTTACCTCGATCTGTAAAATAACATCCTTATTCAGAGTTGAACCGCTCAGACCTAAGGAACTTTGGCATcagcatacaaaaaaaaatcacaggtAGTCAAAATCtaatgtgttttatttctatGTTTGGGTGAAGTATTACAACAGTTCTATTCATCAGAAATTTCAGTAAAAATATGAGTcaagaaaaatgtaaatgatgAACTGTAAAACAATCTTCTATAACATAAACACCATTGCtctgaaatgtttaaaatgcTCATTCAATGTTCAAATCACGTACACTATGTATATCCACTGGATCATTAGTGTCGTTTCACTTTCTGCTTACACATCACATTCCATAAACACCTGATGAGAATGAAGAAGGATAAAAACATGAGCAGCAGCGCTCCAGTCAGGAACAGAACTACATCTACAGAGTGGTACGTGAACCTGGACATTGTGTAAAACTGGGCTTTCAGGTGAGCAGCACCTTTGTGTCTCAGGACGAACTCGATCCAGAAGAGAGCCGTGTCCAGCGGCTTCATTGGTTGATCTCTGTGCAGTCTGGAGAGTCTCTGCATGTTCATCCTATAGGAGGGATCGTTTAGGACTTCTCGTATGGCCTTAAGGAAGTTGTCATCTTTGTCCACTGTAGCTATTGAGAGAGTTTTAGCAGCTCCTCTCTCTTGCAGACGGACAAAGTTGTCATACTGGTCAAAAAACAAGGGCAGACCCACAACTGGAACTCCGTGATACATGGCTTCTTGGACTCCGTTTGTTCCTCCGTGAGCCACAAACAGCTTTATCTTTCGATGCCCTAAGAGGTCATTCTGGGGCATCCAGTCCACCACCAGAGTGTTTGTGCCCAGGGTGGCAGGTCTCTTTCCTTTATACCTCCAGATGACTTTCTGTGGTAATTTAGCAAAAGTTGCAGCAATCACATCTGCCATGTCATCAGGAAGTTTACTAACAAATGTTCCCAGAGACATGATGATGACTCCATGCTCTCCAGAACTCTGCACAAACTCCTCCAGATGTTCAGGAAGAGGTTTTGCAGGTTTACACTGGAACCCTCCCATGTACACAACATTAGGCATTGTGGGCCGTGGATAGTCAAACACAAAATCCACTCTCATCAGCCAAATGTCTGCATCAAGCAATATCTGATTAAAATTATAATCAGGACCAAGATGTTTGTCGCATATTGGTTGGTATACTTCCTTAACTATTAAACTGTTTTGCAACTGGTTTATTAAATATAAGATCATGTTTTTAACTCTCTGAAAGAAGGTCATTTTATCAGTGTTTCCAGATCCTATTATAGGAACGTAGGATACGGGTGATGGAGCGATGGCAAGATGAGCCTCTTGGGGTATCAACCAGCGAACATTATAAACCAAAGGAAGGTTCAAATATTTGGCCAAAATAACTCCAACTCCCCAGCAAGGGTCAGTGAGCATCAGGTCAAACTTGCTCTCGTTTAAGGTTTTTATCAACTTTGAATCATCCAGCGTAGCTGAAGCAAACTCACCTATAGCTCTGTGAGCCTCAGTAAACATTCCCAACACCCCAATAGATGACTGGAGGAAACTTGCGAAGGGGAGGGCACCTCGTTCAAATTGTATGTTCTCAAATACAAGTTTAGAGATCAACGCCTTGTCCAGGGTTCTCTCCACAGGAACCGTGTAGGAATTGTAATAAGAGGACTTATCCTTGATGTACCAGCTCTTGCTGGATCGCACAATAGTTATTTTGTGTCCTCTGGAGTGCAGAGCTTGAAGTAGAATATCCATGTTGATCCAGTGGCTTCCGTCGGTAGGAACGACCAAGATGTTTCCACCTTCACATGATCTGGGAGTGAGAAGGAGCAGCAGCAAAGCACTGCAGCAACAGATCAGCCTCATCTGAAAAGAAAGTAAGTTGAATGAATCTAAAAGATAAAGATATAtcttataatgcaaatatatgtcatcagaatcagaatcagaaagaagtttattgccaagtagtttaacacacacaaggaatttgttgtggtgaattgtgcaatacaaaagaacaaaaaatattaaaggaaaaaatgtacaacagtGTGATGTTTTCAAACTTACATTGCATTATgtttaaaatgcattaaagtaccatttaaatttattttttggatcaatgctgaaaaaaaaaaaatcaatgcaaTGGATCAATGCTAGGAAGAgaacaaggaccgttacgtcgcccggatcggtgtcaccggggcccctccctggagccaggcctggggttggggctcgaaggcgagcgcctggtggccgggtctttgcccgtgggacctggccgggctcagcccaaaatggcgacgtgggcccgccttcccgtaggcccgccttcccgtaggcccgccttcccgtaggcccaccacccgcaggaaggtccatgaaaggctggtgcattgtggactgggtagcagtcgtggcgaggtgcctcgacgacccaatccctggaccaaaaccctctcagtggggacatggaatgtcacctcgctgggggggaaggagccaaaGCTTGTGcttgaggttgagagataccggctagagatagtcgggctcacctccacacatagcttgggctctggaacccagctcctttaaaggggctggaccctccactactctggagtggcccagggtgagaggcggcgggctggtgtgggcttggttatagccctcagctcagtcgccatgtgttggagtttaccccggtgaatgatagggtcgcttccctgcgccttcgggtcgggaaaaggtctctcaccattgtttgtgcctacgggccgaacagcagtgcggagtacccggccttcttggggtccctgggaggggtacttgatggtgctccaactggggactccattgttctacgggcgggacttcaacgctcacgtgggcaatgacagtgatacatGGAGAGGCATGATTGGgcggaacggcctccccgatctgaacccgagcggtgttttgttgttggacttctgtgctagtcacggtttgtccataacgaacaccatgttcaaacataagggtgtccatcagtgcacgtggcaccaggacaccctaggccggaggtcaatgatcgactttgttgtcgtttcatctgacctttggccatatgtcttggacacttggatgaagagaggggctgagctgtcaactgatcaccacatggtggtgagttggatgtgTTGGCgaaggaggaggttggacagaccgggcagacccaaacggattgtgagggtctattgggaacgtctggctgagccagacgtcagggacatcttcaactctcacttCCAAGAAAACTTCtctcgagtccgagtggacgatgttctctgcctccattgtcgatgcagcggctcgaagttgtggacgcaaggtctccggtgcctgttgtGGCGGCattcctagaacccggtggtggacaccggaagtaaaggatgccgtcagactgaagaaagagtcctaccgggctatgttagcctgtgggactcctgacgcagtagatgggtaccggcaggccaagcaggccacggctcgggcagtcctggaggcaaaaactcaggtctgggaggagttcggtgaggccatggaagaagactttcggtcggcctcgaggaaattctggcggaccgttcggcgcctcagaagggggaagcagtactctgccggcaccgtttatggtgctggtggggagctgttgacctcgactggggatatcatcggacggtggaaggaatacttggaggatctcctcaacccgactgacatgccttccactgaggaagcagagagttggGGCTcagaggcgtgctcatccatcacccaagccgaggtcactgaggtggttcgtaagctccttagtggcagggcaccgggggtggatgagattcgccctgagtacctcaagtctctggatgttgtagggctgtcttggttgacacgcctctgggacatcgcatggaggaaggggacagtgccgctggagTGGAAAAcctgggtggtggtccctctttttaaaaagggggaccggagagtgtgttccaactataggggatcACACTtttcagcctccccgggaaagtctacgccagggtactggagaggagattacggccgatagttgaacctcggattcaggaggaacaatgcggttttcgtcagggccgtggaacactggaccagctctacaccctccgcagggtgctcgagggttcatgggaatttgcccaactagtctgcatgtgttttgtggatctggagaaggcatttgaccatgtctctcgtgccattctgtggggggcactcagtgagtatggagtccaggGCCCTctgctaagggctgtccggtctctgaatgatcggagcaggagtttggttaaCATAtccggcagtaggtcagacttgttcccggtgcacgttggactccggcagggctgccctttgtcaccggtcctgttcataattttcatggacaggatttctaggcgtagccggggaccggaggggatccggtttgggaactaCAGgaggtctctgctttttgcagatgaccttgtcctgttggcttcatcggaccgggaccttcagcatgtgctggggtggtttgaggccgagtgcgacgcggcggggatgagaatcagcaccaaggccatggttctccatcgggaaagggtggcgtgccttctccaggtgggtggtgaagtcctgcctcaggtggaggagttcaagtatctcggggtcttgttgacgagtgagggaacaatggagcgggagattgacagacggatcggtgcaacGTCCGCAGTTATTtagtcgatgtaccggaccgtcgtggtgaagaaggaggtgagtcgaaaggcgaagatCTCGAtctaccggtcaatctacgcacctaccctcacctatggtcatgaacttctTTTTCCAGGcgtgtcccaccgggaggagaccccggagaagacccaggacacgctggagagactatgtctcttggctggcctgggaacgtctcggactcccccccgaagaactggaggaagt
This genomic interval from Cololabis saira isolate AMF1-May2022 chromosome 2, fColSai1.1, whole genome shotgun sequence contains the following:
- the LOC133464185 gene encoding UDP-glucuronosyltransferase 2C1-like, translated to MNTMITMRLICCCSALLLLLLTPRSCEGGNILVVPTDGSHWINMDILLQALHSRGHKITIVRSSKSWYIKDKSSYYNSYTVPVERTLDKALISKLVFENIQFERGALPFASFLQSSIGVLGMFTEAHRAIGEFASATLDDSKLIKTLNESKFDLMLTDPCWGVGVILAKYLNLPLVYNVRWLIPQEAHLAIAPSPVSYVPIIGSGNTDKMTFFQRVKNMILYLINQLQNSLIVKEVYQPICDKHLGPDYNFNQILLDADIWLMRVDFVFDYPRPTMPNVVYMGGFQCKPAKPLPEHLEEFVQSSGEHGVIIMSLGTFVSKLPDDMADVIAATFAKLPQKVIWRYKGKRPATLGTNTLVVDWMPQNDLLGHRKIKLFVAHGGTNGVQEAMYHGVPVVGLPLFFDQYDNFVRLQERGAAKTLSIATVDKDDNFLKAIREVLNDPSYRMNMQRLSRLHRDQPMKPLDTALFWIEFVLRHKGAAHLKAQFYTMSRFTYHSVDVVLFLTGALLLMFLSFFILIRCLWNVMCKQKVKRH
- the LOC133464196 gene encoding dehydrogenase/reductase SDR family member 13-like — protein: MSTLLLVAAAVVGIAYIFHHVVVKGKSCKSDAKLHGKTVIVTGSNTGIGKTTAIDLAKRGARVILACRSKQRGEAALEEIKRESSSNEVVFMQLDLGSLKSVRSFAETFLKSESKLDILINNAGVFMQGRTEDDFGMMFGVNHLGHFLLTNLLLERLKQCGPSRIVNVSSLAYTMGKINFDCLNTHKALAVGTSSLNVFQGYANSKLCNSLFTHELAKRLKGTKVTCYSLHPGAINSELTRNTSSVLQLLVKPVTAFFFKDTIQGCQTTVHCAVQEDIEALSGRYFSNCAVREVYAKAKDDVVANKLWELSERLCGLA